The following are encoded in a window of Limibacter armeniacum genomic DNA:
- a CDS encoding uridine kinase family protein translates to MGTPFVIGITGGSGSGKTYFQKQLAKALGEENICLVSHDNYYRTIDKQPKDQNGIENFDTPESIDLDTFAKDVALLKSGHTIEREEYTFNKPGVVPKMLTFEPKPIIMLEGIFVLHNRKVADQIDLKVFIDAKTHLQIKRRIIRDSLERGYDLNDVLYRYENHIMPCYEKYIEVHKNTVDLVVCNNQSFDMALEVLVTYLKSKV, encoded by the coding sequence ATGGGAACACCATTTGTCATTGGGATAACGGGCGGTAGCGGATCAGGGAAAACATACTTTCAAAAACAGCTAGCCAAAGCTTTGGGGGAAGAAAATATTTGTCTTGTTTCACATGACAACTATTACAGAACAATTGATAAGCAGCCCAAAGACCAAAATGGTATCGAAAACTTTGATACACCGGAGTCGATAGACTTGGATACATTTGCAAAAGATGTTGCTTTATTAAAAAGTGGCCACACAATAGAACGAGAAGAATATACCTTTAATAAGCCTGGAGTTGTGCCCAAAATGTTAACTTTTGAGCCAAAGCCCATTATCATGCTGGAAGGTATTTTTGTATTGCACAATAGGAAAGTAGCAGACCAAATAGATTTGAAGGTATTTATAGATGCTAAAACTCACCTTCAGATTAAGCGCCGTATCATTCGTGACAGCCTCGAAAGAGGTTATGATTTGAATGATGTGCTTTATCGCTATGAGAATCACATTATGCCATGCTATGAAAAATATATTGAGGTTCATAAAAATACAGTAGATTTGGTTGTGTGTAACAATCAAAGTTTTGATATGGCATTAGAGGTGTTGGTAACATACCTCAAATCAAAAGTTTGA
- a CDS encoding DHH family phosphoesterase: MHNFKKLQELLSSPKKIVILPHHKPDADALGSCLALSLYLKKSGHSTYVISPSDYPKFLFWLPGNDEVIVYTNDDNKEKAAEIIHEADLICCLDFSSLSRIEKLGEIVQEVVDKTPILLIDHHRGKDDIAEFELYDIEAAATAQLIYEFIELDNGLDKIDEQIAENIYAGIMTDTGSFKYPSTSSRTLRIAAELKDIGIDTSRIHNLVYDNNTETRLRFLGYALSQKLTFIPEYQAGYFTISKEDRNQFNIQTGDTEGLVNYALSVEGIEVAALFKENDDSDGIRLSLRSIGDFSVADMAARYFNGGGHKNAAGGRIIDGTLEGAVQIFKKALKEMKQEAESEKA, encoded by the coding sequence ATGCATAATTTCAAGAAATTACAGGAACTACTAAGTAGTCCTAAAAAAATAGTCATTCTTCCACATCATAAGCCCGATGCAGATGCATTAGGTTCATGCTTGGCGTTGTCCCTGTACCTGAAAAAATCAGGACATTCGACTTATGTAATCTCACCTTCAGATTACCCAAAGTTTTTGTTTTGGCTTCCGGGCAATGATGAGGTGATCGTGTACACCAACGATGACAATAAAGAAAAAGCTGCCGAGATCATTCACGAAGCAGACCTTATATGCTGTCTAGACTTTTCTTCACTCAGTAGAATTGAGAAACTGGGAGAAATTGTTCAAGAAGTTGTAGATAAAACACCTATTTTACTGATTGATCACCATAGAGGTAAGGATGACATTGCTGAGTTTGAACTATATGATATAGAAGCTGCGGCAACAGCCCAACTCATCTATGAATTTATTGAGCTGGATAACGGGCTTGATAAAATTGATGAGCAAATCGCTGAAAATATTTATGCCGGCATTATGACAGATACCGGTTCATTCAAGTATCCAAGTACTTCTAGCCGTACCTTACGTATAGCTGCTGAACTGAAAGATATTGGAATTGATACAAGTAGAATACACAACCTTGTGTATGACAACAATACAGAGACAAGGCTCAGATTTTTAGGCTATGCCTTAAGTCAAAAACTCACATTCATACCAGAATATCAAGCTGGTTATTTCACCATCTCAAAAGAAGATCGTAACCAATTCAATATCCAGACAGGAGACACTGAAGGCTTGGTTAATTACGCACTTTCAGTAGAAGGCATTGAAGTTGCTGCACTGTTCAAAGAAAATGATGACAGTGATGGTATCAGGCTTTCGTTAAGATCAATTGGAGATTTTTCTGTTGCGGATATGGCTGCTCGTTATTTTAATGGGGGTGGACATAAAAATGCAGCAGGAGGCAGAATTATTGATGGAACATTGGAAGGGGCTGTTCAAATATTCAAGAAAGCCTTGAAGGAAATGAAACAAGAAGCCGAAAGCGAAAAGGCTTAA
- a CDS encoding FKBP-type peptidyl-prolyl cis-trans isomerase translates to MLTKKQIIIGLAAFGAISTGCDKSAEQKTTKSGYKYAHVLENEGDKAIDNDVVEYNLTIYNNTDSVLYTSDRETLFPPATLINPRDTASVFGQVFRETTVGDSVLVDVKTEDLFGPMVPPQFGKAGDPIKLGIKVLSMEPKEEYQRGIELRFEQQKDKEIAEIEKFLKDNNIEAQRTENGLFYVIHEEGKGTKPEAGQTVSVHYTGTLMTSGEKFDSSVDRGEPFEFPLGQGRVIKGWDEGIALLNKGAKATLYIPSDLAYGPREAGPKIKPFSILKFDVELLDIKKK, encoded by the coding sequence ATGCTAACTAAGAAACAAATCATTATTGGTCTTGCCGCTTTTGGAGCTATAAGCACAGGCTGTGACAAATCTGCGGAACAAAAGACAACTAAGTCTGGCTATAAATATGCTCACGTTTTAGAAAATGAAGGAGACAAAGCTATAGACAATGATGTTGTAGAATACAATCTTACTATATACAACAATACTGACTCTGTACTTTACACTTCTGATAGAGAAACGCTGTTTCCTCCAGCAACACTTATCAACCCAAGAGATACAGCATCTGTATTTGGTCAAGTATTCAGAGAAACAACTGTTGGAGACAGTGTTTTAGTTGACGTAAAAACAGAAGACCTATTTGGCCCAATGGTTCCTCCTCAGTTTGGTAAAGCTGGAGATCCAATTAAACTTGGTATCAAAGTGCTTTCTATGGAGCCTAAAGAAGAGTACCAAAGAGGTATTGAGCTTCGCTTTGAACAACAAAAGGATAAAGAAATCGCTGAGATTGAAAAATTCCTTAAAGACAACAACATTGAAGCACAACGTACAGAGAATGGTCTCTTTTATGTGATTCATGAAGAAGGTAAAGGAACAAAGCCTGAAGCAGGTCAAACTGTATCAGTACACTATACAGGTACGTTGATGACAAGTGGCGAAAAGTTCGATTCTTCTGTTGACCGTGGTGAGCCATTCGAATTCCCATTGGGGCAAGGACGTGTAATTAAAGGATGGGATGAAGGTATCGCATTATTGAACAAAGGAGCTAAAGCTACTCTGTATATTCCTTCTGACTTGGCTTATGGACCTAGAGAAGCTGGTCCGAAAATCAAGCCATTCTCTATTCTTAAGTTTGATGTAGAGTTATTAGACATCAAGAAGAAATAA
- a CDS encoding FKBP-type peptidyl-prolyl cis-trans isomerase, which produces MKNYWFKLITAATIAVGLSSCDLFSSDEINDYLAEDGDAIETFLETNNIDYRRTTNGVRIVTLNPEDSSFIEGVDGNYAGNVLDIKFRRKLFASDKAEGLLIDKEAQSMTFYLSDQRTGGFIFGLSDGITDMYMGEKAELYIPSFYAYGSNSGTINGVSVPQNAIIRMEVEVEAARDTVTQKYYEATHIAQFMKDSLDIENSSQYLLPYDDIYKVVTEAAEDSAQQVQEGDYITVDYTGKLLNGKVFDSGNEYKFFLNSSNFVKGWGISLKTMKVGETATVLMPSHYGYGMTGASSIAPYSPLIFEITVKEIIN; this is translated from the coding sequence ATGAAAAATTATTGGTTCAAACTAATTACAGCTGCAACAATAGCTGTAGGACTTAGCAGTTGTGACTTGTTTTCTTCAGATGAAATCAATGACTACCTAGCAGAAGACGGAGACGCTATCGAAACGTTCCTGGAAACAAATAATATAGATTACAGAAGAACTACTAACGGTGTTCGCATTGTAACTCTTAACCCTGAAGATTCTTCATTTATAGAAGGTGTAGATGGAAACTATGCAGGCAACGTATTAGATATTAAGTTTAGAAGAAAGTTGTTTGCTTCTGACAAGGCAGAAGGTCTATTAATTGACAAAGAAGCTCAATCAATGACATTCTACTTGAGTGATCAAAGAACTGGTGGTTTTATATTCGGACTATCAGATGGTATTACTGACATGTATATGGGAGAAAAAGCAGAATTATACATCCCTTCTTTCTATGCATATGGATCAAATAGTGGAACTATCAATGGTGTCTCAGTTCCTCAAAATGCTATTATTAGAATGGAAGTAGAAGTAGAAGCAGCAAGAGATACAGTTACTCAAAAATATTATGAGGCAACACATATTGCTCAGTTTATGAAGGACTCTCTTGATATTGAAAACAGCTCTCAATACTTACTTCCTTATGATGATATCTACAAAGTAGTTACCGAAGCAGCAGAAGATAGTGCGCAACAAGTGCAAGAGGGAGACTACATTACAGTAGACTATACAGGAAAATTATTGAATGGCAAAGTATTTGATTCTGGGAATGAATATAAATTTTTCTTAAATTCGTCAAACTTTGTTAAAGGATGGGGAATTAGTTTGAAAACTATGAAAGTTGGTGAAACAGCTACAGTACTAATGCCTTCGCACTATGGCTACGGTATGACAGGGGCTAGTTCTATTGCACCATACTCACCACTCATTTTTGAGATTACCGTTAAGGAAATTATTAACTAA
- a CDS encoding FKBP-type peptidyl-prolyl cis-trans isomerase: MIRYKLFNIFIMLLTVLSISSCDDDSGFDAIVQSERDDDKIRTHLQFDLELKEGIDYQRTESGIYYQTLKKGEGDTFANDNDSLLVNYTGWVLYENNIFDSSILRDSPLQVVLPFGIPTVSENIEEETNDDGDVISTDTTYTVSYSSVIEGWTEALSLMQEGDSMRFYIPSGLGYGTQGNGSSIPANATLVFDMKLEELYAR, from the coding sequence ATGATTAGATATAAACTCTTCAATATTTTTATTATGCTTCTTACTGTACTGTCTATCTCATCTTGTGATGATGACAGTGGGTTTGATGCTATTGTTCAAAGCGAAAGAGACGATGACAAAATCAGGACTCATCTCCAATTTGACCTAGAACTTAAGGAAGGTATTGATTATCAAAGAACAGAATCTGGCATATATTACCAAACCCTAAAAAAAGGCGAAGGTGATACTTTTGCTAATGATAATGACTCCCTGCTTGTAAACTATACTGGATGGGTTCTTTATGAAAACAATATTTTCGACAGTTCAATACTGAGAGATTCACCGTTACAAGTCGTATTGCCTTTTGGTATCCCTACTGTTTCTGAAAATATAGAGGAAGAAACAAATGATGACGGTGATGTAATCAGTACAGACACAACCTATACAGTTTCTTATAGCTCTGTAATTGAAGGTTGGACTGAGGCATTAAGTCTGATGCAGGAAGGTGACTCTATGCGTTTCTATATTCCTTCAGGTTTAGGATATGGAACACAAGGAAATGGTTCTTCCATTCCAGCAAACGCGACGCTCGTCTTTGACATGAAACTTGAAGAGCTTTACGCTAGATAG
- a CDS encoding non-canonical purine NTP diphosphatase produces MIEICFATNNPNKLKEISLQLEGKFKVVSLSDIGCHEDIPEEQPTIEGNSKQKAAYIWDNYKVNCFADDTGLEVEALNGEPGVLSARYAGPQKDSNDNIDLLLENLKGKSERNAQFKTVITLVIDGTYHQFEGIAKGEIIEERTGDQGFGYDPIFKPNGYEKTFAQISLEEKNSISHRGKAVKKLVEFLSSL; encoded by the coding sequence ATGATAGAAATTTGCTTTGCAACCAACAATCCTAATAAACTAAAAGAAATTAGCCTACAGCTTGAAGGTAAGTTCAAAGTTGTAAGCTTAAGTGATATTGGTTGTCATGAAGACATCCCTGAAGAGCAACCAACGATAGAAGGAAACTCTAAACAAAAGGCTGCTTACATTTGGGATAATTACAAGGTTAACTGTTTTGCTGACGATACAGGTCTTGAAGTTGAAGCATTGAACGGAGAGCCTGGTGTATTATCAGCTCGTTATGCGGGACCTCAAAAAGATAGTAATGATAACATCGACCTATTACTTGAAAACCTTAAAGGCAAAAGTGAGCGTAATGCACAATTCAAAACCGTGATCACCTTAGTCATAGATGGTACTTATCATCAGTTTGAAGGTATTGCAAAAGGTGAAATTATAGAAGAAAGAACCGGTGACCAAGGATTTGGATATGACCCTATATTCAAGCCTAATGGTTATGAAAAGACATTTGCTCAAATCAGCTTAGAGGAAAAAAATAGTATCAGCCATAGAGGTAAGGCTGTTAAGAAGCTGGTTGAATTTTTAAGTTCTTTGTAA
- the tsf gene encoding translation elongation factor Ts, producing the protein MAISAQDVKKLRDMTGAGMMDCKKALAEAESDFDKAVEILRLKGQKVAAKRADRETTEGDVFVWSNDNDSESIAIALGCETEPVAVNDQFKTLGETILKAAVENKPATVEELIAIAVDGETLEAKITDLIGKIGEKIHVASYAHVTGEKVAAYKHGRKIAVLVELVNTDGADVVEAGRDVAMQVAAMNPVAVSEADVDPTVIAKEKEIGREKALQEGKPENIVDRIADGYVKKFLKENTLLEQSFVKDPSVSVAQYLNNTQKGMTVKAFHRVSTGA; encoded by the coding sequence ATGGCTATTTCAGCACAAGACGTTAAGAAACTGAGAGACATGACTGGTGCCGGCATGATGGATTGCAAGAAGGCATTGGCTGAGGCAGAGAGCGATTTCGATAAAGCAGTTGAAATCCTGAGACTTAAAGGTCAGAAAGTAGCAGCGAAGAGAGCTGACAGAGAAACAACTGAAGGTGATGTATTCGTTTGGTCTAATGACAACGATTCAGAGTCTATCGCTATCGCACTGGGTTGCGAAACTGAGCCAGTAGCTGTAAACGACCAATTCAAAACGTTGGGCGAAACTATCCTGAAAGCGGCAGTAGAAAACAAGCCTGCTACAGTTGAAGAACTGATAGCTATTGCAGTTGACGGTGAAACACTGGAGGCAAAAATTACGGATCTGATTGGTAAAATCGGTGAGAAAATCCACGTAGCTAGCTACGCACATGTAACTGGTGAGAAAGTAGCCGCTTACAAGCACGGTAGAAAAATCGCTGTGTTGGTAGAGTTGGTTAACACTGATGGTGCTGACGTAGTTGAGGCTGGTAGAGACGTTGCAATGCAAGTTGCTGCGATGAACCCAGTAGCAGTTTCTGAAGCTGACGTTGACCCAACTGTAATCGCGAAAGAAAAAGAAATCGGACGTGAGAAAGCACTTCAGGAAGGTAAACCTGAGAACATCGTAGACCGTATCGCTGACGGTTACGTGAAGAAATTCCTGAAAGAAAACACTTTGTTGGAGCAATCTTTTGTAAAAGACCCTTCAGTATCTGTTGCTCAGTACCTGAACAACACGCAGAAAGGTATGACTGTGAAAGCATTCCACAGAGTATCAACAGGTGCTTAA
- the rpsB gene encoding 30S ribosomal protein S2: MKNLEYKDLLDAGVHFGHLTRKWNPKMAPYIFMERNGIHILDLNKTKVSLEQAQQAVKNIVKSGRKVMFVATKKQAQEIVSTEASRLKMPFVTERWLGGMLTNFATVRKSLKKMSSIDKLMKDEAFNALAKRERLMITREREKLERVLGGIADQSRLPAALFVIDVKREHIAIKEANKLGIPVIAMVDTNSDPEGVDYVIPSNDDAFKSIALITSAIGSAIEEGMSERKKEKDEANMKVAEEEKKAADAKDSE; encoded by the coding sequence ATGAAAAATCTGGAATATAAAGATCTTCTTGACGCAGGTGTACACTTTGGTCACCTGACAAGAAAGTGGAACCCAAAGATGGCTCCTTACATCTTCATGGAGCGCAATGGTATCCACATCCTGGACCTGAACAAAACGAAAGTGTCTCTTGAGCAAGCTCAGCAGGCAGTGAAAAACATCGTAAAATCAGGTCGTAAGGTGATGTTTGTTGCAACTAAGAAACAAGCACAAGAGATCGTTTCTACTGAGGCATCTCGCCTGAAAATGCCTTTCGTAACAGAAAGATGGTTGGGTGGTATGCTGACCAACTTCGCAACTGTAAGAAAGTCACTGAAGAAAATGTCTTCTATCGATAAATTGATGAAAGACGAGGCTTTCAACGCTTTGGCGAAGAGAGAAAGACTGATGATCACTCGTGAAAGAGAAAAACTGGAGAGAGTATTGGGCGGTATCGCTGACCAGTCTCGCCTGCCAGCTGCTCTGTTCGTGATTGACGTGAAAAGAGAGCACATCGCGATCAAAGAAGCTAACAAGCTGGGTATCCCTGTAATTGCAATGGTAGATACCAACTCTGATCCTGAGGGTGTTGATTACGTAATTCCGTCAAACGACGATGCGTTCAAATCAATCGCTCTTATCACTTCTGCTATTGGTTCAGCTATCGAAGAAGGTATGTCTGAGCGTAAGAAGGAAAAAGATGAGGCTAACATGAAGGTTGCTGAAGAAGAGAAAAAAGCAGCTGACGCAAAAGACTCAGAATAA
- the rpsI gene encoding 30S ribosomal protein S9 produces the protein MEVINTSGRRKTSVARIYLTQGEGKITVNKKDLADYFPSEILRTIVNQPLDLTNEAGKYDIKVNVQGGGINGQAEAVRLAISKAICEVNAEHRLVLKPEGLLTRNPKMVERKKPGRRKARRRFQFSKR, from the coding sequence ATGGAAGTAATTAACACATCAGGCAGAAGAAAAACTTCTGTAGCTAGAATTTACCTGACTCAAGGTGAAGGAAAAATTACTGTCAACAAGAAAGATCTTGCTGATTATTTCCCATCTGAAATCCTGAGAACAATCGTAAACCAACCTCTGGATCTGACCAACGAGGCTGGCAAATATGATATTAAAGTAAACGTTCAGGGTGGAGGAATCAACGGTCAAGCAGAAGCAGTAAGACTGGCTATCTCTAAAGCAATTTGCGAAGTGAATGCTGAGCACAGATTGGTACTGAAGCCAGAAGGTCTGCTTACTCGTAACCCTAAAATGGTTGAGCGTAAGAAACCAGGTAGAAGAAAGGCGAGAAGAAGATTCCAGTTCTCGAAGCGTTAA
- the rplM gene encoding 50S ribosomal protein L13: protein MDTLSYKTISVNKATAEKEWVLIDAEGKTLGRLATEVAMILRGKRKPSFTPNADCGDNVVIINAEKVEMTGKKWSDKLYIRHTGYPGGQRVRTATEMKEKFPIRIIENAVRGMLPKNRLGRQLYRNLHVYAGTEHLHEAQNPKKIEL, encoded by the coding sequence GTGGATACACTTAGCTACAAAACAATTTCAGTAAACAAAGCTACTGCTGAGAAGGAGTGGGTTTTGATCGATGCTGAAGGTAAGACACTGGGTCGCCTGGCGACTGAGGTAGCGATGATCCTGCGCGGTAAAAGAAAGCCTAGCTTTACTCCAAACGCGGATTGTGGCGACAATGTAGTAATTATCAACGCTGAGAAAGTTGAGATGACTGGTAAAAAATGGTCTGACAAACTTTACATTCGCCACACTGGTTATCCAGGAGGTCAGCGTGTGAGAACAGCTACTGAAATGAAAGAAAAATTCCCAATTAGAATCATCGAGAATGCTGTAAGAGGCATGCTTCCTAAAAACAGATTGGGACGTCAGTTGTACAGAAACCTGCACGTATACGCTGGTACTGAGCACCTGCACGAAGCACAGAATCCTAAGAAAATTGAACTGTAA
- a CDS encoding T9SS type A sorting domain-containing protein encodes MFPIKIRQIFSLISLMVMPLCALPQTKALGFILSDKVAVKEEGKELSFPWVGGLNSIQFNKMDLDMDGQQDLVLFDRHTHKVTTFLWLEDTYIHQPAYESLFPDINGWMILADYNCDGKKDIFTTSQKGVIFFQNLGGTVLAFGDAMIIETTNSLGNPTALSIDGADIPAIVDLDSDGDLDILTFAPSIGTTVELHLNLQVENELECGSLTFRKENTRWGEFSEGSTCGEYYFDSSESNESNMRPAAVKHGGSTLLVLDLNGDNQMDLLLGEVDCDTPIVLLNEGTSKDAIFTEVTVGFPIETPADLPVFPASFYEDIDGDGVRDLLLSPNIESGDNALGQTDFAKSSFYYKNTGTEQSPVFELTSEMFLQSEMVDVGEFSMPALGDVDADGDTDLLISSYGRPDGNGVPRSTIYLYLNVGSDTEPEFELQTKDWLEVSSLGLIEVQIQLVDLNKNGVPDLAFSGREPNTSNSMLRYVINQAEANQPYEFDLSQVKTIDFTIRPQDYFYFYDIDKDGEVDILRSLFSGFTNQNENSGTLEYHRNTGNLSFTKVTDAFLGITDDKWRSPMPLIHDFDGNGTPDMLIGTAGGKLVYYENALSDINSAPSGRQDLVTLKENQPLGLYGFGKNLVPTILENNLWIGSAGGGLFLLEKGMFEITGIPELPERVKLFKAYPVPTSQTLTIQSNSKLPLTGQIYSASGNSVLNDITLSSFGKVELDVASWVKGLYLLKMHNEEGGATIKILIQ; translated from the coding sequence ATGTTTCCAATCAAGATTCGCCAGATATTTAGTTTAATCTCTTTGATGGTTATGCCTTTATGTGCTTTACCACAGACAAAAGCATTAGGGTTCATTTTGTCAGATAAAGTAGCTGTAAAGGAGGAAGGAAAAGAGCTTTCATTTCCATGGGTTGGGGGATTGAATTCCATTCAATTCAATAAGATGGACCTTGATATGGATGGTCAACAGGATTTAGTTTTGTTTGATCGTCATACCCATAAAGTAACGACTTTTTTGTGGCTAGAAGATACATATATTCATCAGCCAGCCTATGAAAGTTTATTTCCAGATATAAATGGGTGGATGATCTTGGCGGATTATAATTGTGACGGTAAAAAAGATATTTTCACTACCTCACAAAAGGGGGTGATTTTTTTTCAGAACCTTGGCGGAACTGTATTAGCATTTGGAGATGCTATGATCATTGAGACGACTAACTCCTTGGGAAACCCTACAGCTTTATCTATTGACGGGGCTGATATTCCAGCAATAGTGGATCTTGATAGTGATGGGGATTTGGATATACTCACTTTTGCACCAAGCATTGGTACAACGGTAGAGCTTCATTTAAACCTTCAGGTAGAAAATGAATTGGAGTGTGGTAGTTTGACATTTAGAAAGGAGAATACTAGATGGGGAGAGTTTTCAGAAGGGAGTACCTGTGGGGAGTATTACTTTGATAGTAGTGAAAGTAACGAAAGTAATATGCGTCCGGCAGCTGTAAAACATGGAGGTTCTACGCTGTTGGTTTTGGATTTGAATGGGGATAACCAAATGGATTTGCTATTGGGTGAAGTGGATTGTGATACACCAATTGTACTGCTTAATGAGGGAACGAGTAAGGATGCCATATTTACTGAAGTTACTGTCGGTTTCCCTATTGAGACCCCTGCTGATTTACCAGTATTTCCTGCATCGTTTTATGAAGATATAGATGGCGATGGAGTTAGGGATTTGTTATTAAGCCCGAATATAGAATCTGGGGACAATGCATTGGGACAGACAGACTTTGCTAAGTCAAGCTTTTATTACAAGAATACCGGAACAGAGCAGTCACCTGTCTTTGAACTGACATCAGAGATGTTCTTGCAGAGTGAAATGGTGGATGTTGGAGAGTTTTCAATGCCTGCTTTAGGAGATGTGGATGCTGATGGGGATACAGACTTGCTTATTTCATCTTATGGTAGACCTGATGGGAATGGAGTGCCCCGCTCTACTATATATCTTTATCTGAATGTGGGAAGTGATACTGAACCTGAGTTTGAATTACAGACAAAAGATTGGCTTGAGGTTTCGTCATTGGGGTTGATAGAAGTACAAATACAGTTGGTTGACCTAAATAAAAATGGAGTGCCTGATCTTGCTTTTTCAGGTCGTGAACCAAACACGAGTAACAGTATGCTCCGTTATGTGATAAATCAAGCAGAAGCTAACCAGCCATATGAATTCGATTTGTCACAAGTGAAGACTATTGATTTTACGATTCGTCCACAGGACTATTTTTACTTTTATGATATAGACAAGGATGGGGAGGTAGATATATTGAGAAGTCTATTTAGTGGCTTCACTAACCAGAATGAGAACAGTGGTACGTTGGAGTATCATCGAAATACAGGAAACCTGTCTTTTACAAAGGTGACGGATGCATTTTTAGGAATAACCGATGACAAATGGAGGTCACCTATGCCGCTGATTCATGACTTTGATGGAAACGGAACACCTGATATGCTGATTGGTACAGCAGGTGGTAAGTTGGTTTATTATGAAAATGCTTTGAGTGATATTAATTCAGCACCAAGTGGTCGGCAAGATTTAGTGACATTGAAGGAAAACCAACCTTTAGGTTTATATGGATTTGGGAAAAACTTAGTTCCAACCATTTTAGAAAATAACCTTTGGATTGGTAGTGCAGGTGGTGGGTTGTTTTTATTAGAGAAAGGGATGTTTGAGATAACAGGTATTCCAGAGTTACCTGAAAGAGTTAAACTTTTTAAAGCCTATCCTGTTCCAACCAGTCAAACACTCACAATTCAGTCTAATTCGAAGTTGCCTCTTACAGGGCAGATTTATAGTGCTTCAGGAAATAGCGTATTGAATGATATTACTTTGTCATCTTTTGGAAAAGTAGAGTTAGATGTAGCCTCTTGGGTTAAAGGCCTTTATTTACTCAAAATGCATAATGAAGAAGGTGGAGCGACAATCAAAATATTAATACAATAA
- a CDS encoding c-type cytochrome, which produces MHTKLRLLLLIFIIGFACSSNHDSDDPTPQKEDNKDSSGEVTFSEHIQPILSTHCVNCHGNSGGISLSNYSGVKAVVDNGRLLKAIKHEDGVSPMPKDQNKLSDEKIELIESWVNTGAPNN; this is translated from the coding sequence ATGCATACTAAGCTAAGGTTGTTACTATTAATCTTTATCATTGGATTTGCTTGCTCATCTAACCATGATTCAGACGATCCCACACCACAAAAAGAAGATAATAAAGACTCATCTGGAGAGGTTACTTTTTCTGAGCATATTCAACCTATCTTAAGTACTCACTGTGTCAACTGTCATGGGAACAGTGGTGGAATATCCTTGTCTAACTACTCCGGCGTTAAAGCTGTTGTTGACAATGGCCGACTCCTGAAAGCTATCAAACACGAAGATGGTGTTAGTCCAATGCCTAAAGATCAAAATAAGCTATCTGATGAAAAAATCGAGCTTATCGAGTCTTGGGTTAATACAGGAGCACCCAATAACTAA